One genomic window of Eptesicus fuscus isolate TK198812 chromosome 6, DD_ASM_mEF_20220401, whole genome shotgun sequence includes the following:
- the CXXC5 gene encoding CXXC-type zinc finger protein 5, whose translation MSSLSSGSQDTSGSSNTTNGSSGSGPKAGVANKSAAVATAAPASVADDAPPPERRNKSGIISEPLNKSLRRSRPLSHYSSFGGSGGSGGGSMMGGESAEKAAAAAAAASLLANGHDLAAAMAVDKSNPTSKHKSGAVASLLSKAERATELAAEGQLTLQQFAQSTEMLKRVVQEHLPLMSEAGAGLPDMEAVAGAEALNGQSDFPYLGTFPINPGLFIMTPAGVFLAESALHMAGLAEYPMQGELASAISSGKKKRKRCGMCPPCRRRINCEQCSSCRNRKTGHQICKFRKCEELKKKPSAALEKVMLPTGAAFRWFQ comes from the exons ATGTCGAGCCTCAGCAGTGGCTCCCAGGACACCAGTGGCAGTAGCAACACCACCaatggcagcagtggcagcggcccAAAGGCAGGCGTGGCCAACAAGAGTGCAGCGGTGGCTACTGCTGCACCAGCCTCCGTGGCCGATGACGCACCACCCCCCGAACGTCGGAACAAAAGCGGCATCATCAGCGAACCCCTCAACAAGAGCCTGCGCCGCTCCCGCCCTCTCTCCCACTACTCTTCCTtcgggggcagtgggggcagtggcggtggcagcatGATGGGTGGGGAGTCTGCCGAAAAGGCCGCCGCGGCCGCAGCTGCTGCCTCCCTGTTGGCCAATGGGCACGACCTGGCCGCAGCCATGGCTGTGGACAAAAGCAACCCTACCTCAAAGCACAAAAGTGGTGCTGTGGCCAGCCTGCTGAGCAAGGCCGAGCGGGCCACGGAGCTAGCAGCTGAAGGACAGCTGACGCTGCAGCAGTTCGCGCAGTCGACGGAGATGCTGAAGCGCGTGGTGCAGGAGCACCTACCGCTGATGAGCGAGGCGGGGGCGGGCCTGCCCGACATGGAGGCCGTGGCGGGCGCAGAAGCCCTCAACGGCCAGTCCGACTTCCCCTACCTGGGCACCTTCCCCATCAACCCAGGCCTCTTCATCATGACCCCGGCGGGCGTGTTCCTGGCAGAGAGTGCGCTGCACATGGCGGGCCTGGCCGAGTACCCCATGCAGGGGGAGCTGGCCTCCGCCATCAGCTCCGGCAAGAAGAAGCGGAAACGCTGCGGCATGTGCCCGCCCTGCCGGCGGCGCATCAACTGCGAGCAGTGCAGCAGTTGTAGGAACCGAAAGACTGGCCATCAGATTTGCAAATTCAGAAAATGTGAGGAACTCAAAAAGAAGCCTTCCGCTGCTCTGGAG AAGGTGATGCTTCCGACGGGAGCCGCCTTCCGGTGGTTTCAGTGA